The genomic DNA TTATTTTTGCATTAACTACTTCATCTAATAACTTAAAGTCATCTTTCAAAGATTTGTATATTCTTTTATACAATCTATGATATATATTGTATGTATCTACATTTTCACTTATTGGTTCTAATTTAGTTGAAGTTTTTATTATAGCATCACATGCTTTTTGTATATTTTCATATATTCCAGCTCCTACTAATGCAAGAATTGCAACTCCAAGTGCTGGTCCTTCACTTGAATTTATAGTATATACATCTTGATTAAACATATCTGCTTGCATCTGTCTCCATACTTTACTTTTTCCACCTCCACCTGAGGCTCTTACTTCATTAACGTCTATATTAAGATTCTCTATTATATCCATACAGTCTTTAAGACTATATGAAACACCTTCCATTATTGACCTTGCGATTTCTTTTTTAGAATGGATTGGAGATAATCCAAAGAACACACCTCTTGCATAAGGGTCAAGATGAGGGGTTCTTTCTCCCATCATATATGGTAAGTAAAGCAATCCATTACATCCTGTTGGTACTTGACTTACTTGATTATTTATAATCTCATATACATCTTCACCTAAAGAATTTGAAACTTCCACTTCACTTTGACAGAAATTATCTTTAAACCATTTTAATGACAATCCAGCTCCTTGAGTAACTCCCATAACATGCCATGTATTTGGTATTGCATGACAGAAAGTATGAACTCTACCTTCTTTATCAATTTTTGGCTCTTTTGTATAAGCAAATACTACACCTGATGTACCTATAGTAGATGAAACTACTCCATCTTTAACTATTCCATTTCCTATAGCTCCTGCTGCTTGGTCTCCAGCTCCTCCTACCACTATTGTTCCTTCTTTAAGCCCTGTCAAACTTGCTACATCTCTAGTCACATAACCTGTAATCTCTTGTGATTCATAAACTTTACCTAAAAGATTTTTATCTATATTTAACTTTTCTAGTACTTCATCGCTCCAATCTCTTTTTCTTATATCGAGCAACTGCATACCACTTGCATCTGATACCTCTGTAGCATATTCACCTGTCAATTTGTATCTTATATAATCTTTTGGAAGAAGTATTTTATTAGTATTTTTATATATATCTGGTTCATTGTTTCTAACCCATAATATCTTTGATGCTGT from Clostridioides difficile ATCC 9689 = DSM 1296 includes the following:
- the xylB gene encoding xylulokinase, whose amino-acid sequence is MKLEYVLGVDIGTSGTKTVLFDKLGNTIKSCTYEYPLIQEKSGWAEQDANDWWKAVVESIREVVQSSNISSECIKGIGLSGQMHGLVMLDNEGKTLRNSIIWCDQRTVKECEEITDLVGEERLIEITANPALTGFTASKILWVRNNEPDIYKNTNKILLPKDYIRYKLTGEYATEVSDASGMQLLDIRKRDWSDEVLEKLNIDKNLLGKVYESQEITGYVTRDVASLTGLKEGTIVVGGAGDQAAGAIGNGIVKDGVVSSTIGTSGVVFAYTKEPKIDKEGRVHTFCHAIPNTWHVMGVTQGAGLSLKWFKDNFCQSEVEVSNSLGEDVYEIINNQVSQVPTGCNGLLYLPYMMGERTPHLDPYARGVFFGLSPIHSKKEIARSIMEGVSYSLKDCMDIIENLNIDVNEVRASGGGGKSKVWRQMQADMFNQDVYTINSSEGPALGVAILALVGAGIYENIQKACDAIIKTSTKLEPISENVDTYNIYHRLYKRIYKSLKDDFKLLDEVVNAKINN